A genome region from Triticum aestivum cultivar Chinese Spring chromosome 2B, IWGSC CS RefSeq v2.1, whole genome shotgun sequence includes the following:
- the LOC123046183 gene encoding uncharacterized protein, producing the protein MQQHLPPVRRSSTVSHGGSTVVLPPSAMSVPADLLSSAQPTKFKRGDRDAARRALLGSDGAGEVVVGAWDGAFVVRPLGFSIFLQSSSEIRRGQMGESTMY; encoded by the exons ATGCAGCAGCACCTTCCACCAGTGAGGAGAAGCAGTACCGTCAGCCATGGAGGATCCACCGTGGTTCTTCCTCCATCGGCAATGTCTGTTCCTGCGGATCTTCTTTCCTCCGCCCAGCCTACAAAATTCAAGAG GGGAGATCGGGATGCTGCGCGCCGCGCCCTGCTTGGATCTGATGGAGCGGGCGAGGTAGTGGTCGGGGCATGGGATGGCGCCTTCGTCGTCAGACCATTGGGATTCAGCATATTTCTGCAGTCTTCTTCAGAGATCAGGAGG